Genomic DNA from Solanum dulcamara chromosome 4, daSolDulc1.2, whole genome shotgun sequence:
TAGTGGCAATTATAAAATTCCCTTCCTCGTAAGAAAGTAGACATTTAAGTAGCAATAATTTTCTGGAAATTATAATTAACTACAACCTTGATCAACCATCAAAACAAATGTATCTAATagagtaatttttaaatatctgTAAATATTATCTAATTTTTAGAAAGAAGCATAGGGTGATTGATCAGTGTATAGGTAATCCAAAATTATATCAACCACATATTAGTATTCCTCAGTTAAACCTCACTTTCATCATCTCTAGGGTTTAAGTTCAGACATTTCAGTGCTTCACCTTAAACCTCACCGCCATGGCACTCTATGCCATACTCCTCCGCTCTCTCCGCCGTTCCTCTGCCGCCGCCGCCGCCAGCAGAACTCAAATCACAACATCCGTTCACCCTCATCCATTTCATCAAAACCCTAATTTCCTTCTACCTCAACGATCATTTGCTTTTTCATCTGCTGAAGAAGCCGCCGCCGAACGGAGGCGTCGGAAGCGGCGACTTCGTATTGAACCACCAATCAACGCCCTCCGCCGTGATCCACTCCCCAGGGGACCGCCTTCTCCCGATGACCCTCGATCTCGTCTTCCTGATACCACCTCAGCTTTGGTGGGTCCTCGGCTTAACCTACATAATCGCGTTCAATCTCTCATCCGTGCTGGTGATTTGGACTCCGCAGCTGCCGTTGCTCGTCACGCCGTTTTCTCAAATACACGGCCGACTGTATTCACATGTAATGCTATCATCGGTGCTATGTATCGCGCCGGCCGGTATAGTGATGCTAAGGCACTGTTTCAGTACTTTTTCAATCAGTATAATATTATTCCGAACGTTGTTTCATACAATCATCTAATTGTGTCACATTGTGAAGCTGGTGAGGTtgatgaaggcttgaaagtataCAGTCAGATTATTGAAAATGCGCCTTTTAGTCCGTCTGCTGTGACATATCGCCATCTTACCAAGGGATTAATTGATTCTGACCGTATAGCTGAAGCTGTGGATTTGCTTAGGGAAATGCTTAATAAAGGACATGGCGCGGATTCTTTAGTTTATAATAATTTGATATTGGGGTTCTTAAATTTGGGTAATCTAGAGAAAGCCAATGAACTGTTTGATGAGTTGAAAGAGAGGTGTACTGTTTATGATGGGGTGGTGAATGCTACTTTTATGGACTGGTTTTTCAAGCAGGGGAAGGTAAAAGAGGCTATGGAATCATATCGATCCCTTCTTGATAAGAAATATAGGATGGTTCCTGCAACTTGTAATGTGCTGTTGGAGGTGTTGTTGAGGCATGGGAGGGAAACTGAGGCGTGGGCATTGTTTGATGCAATGTTGGATGATCACACGCCACCAACGTTCCAGGCTGTGAATTCTGACACTTTTAATTTAATAGTGAATGAGTGTTTTAGGCTGGGGAAGGTTTCAGAGGCATTGGAGACCTTCAAGAAGGTGGGGAAGGGCCTCAAGACCAGACCTTTTGCAATGGATGTTGCAGGTTACAATAATATGATAACAAAACTTTCTGAGCTTGAAATGATGGAGGAAGcagaaaaatattatatggaGTTGTGTAACAAGTCATTGAGCCCAGATGTCACAACTTATAGGACAATGATTGAGGCATATGTGAAGATGGATAATGTCGAAGGCACACTGGAGAAGTACACAAAGATGGTGGAGGCAGGGCTGAGAGTCATTCCAATCTATGCTGAAAAGTGGTTTAATTTCTTGATAGAGAAAGGCAAGGTTGCAGAGTGCGTGCCTATTCTCACAAGGATGGGTGAGAGAGAACCAAAACCTGATGTGACAACATATGATATTGTGATTAGGGCACTCTGCGGGGAAGGTAATTATGATGCAAGTTCCAATTTAGTTATTCAGATGATAAACTATGGTGTTGGTCTCACTAGTTCCCTCAAGGAGTTCCTGTTAGAAACTTTTGGTAACCAAGGTCGTCGTGAGgagat
This window encodes:
- the LOC129885936 gene encoding pentatricopeptide repeat-containing protein At1g10270, with product MALYAILLRSLRRSSAAAAASRTQITTSVHPHPFHQNPNFLLPQRSFAFSSAEEAAAERRRRKRRLRIEPPINALRRDPLPRGPPSPDDPRSRLPDTTSALVGPRLNLHNRVQSLIRAGDLDSAAAVARHAVFSNTRPTVFTCNAIIGAMYRAGRYSDAKALFQYFFNQYNIIPNVVSYNHLIVSHCEAGEVDEGLKVYSQIIENAPFSPSAVTYRHLTKGLIDSDRIAEAVDLLREMLNKGHGADSLVYNNLILGFLNLGNLEKANELFDELKERCTVYDGVVNATFMDWFFKQGKVKEAMESYRSLLDKKYRMVPATCNVLLEVLLRHGRETEAWALFDAMLDDHTPPTFQAVNSDTFNLIVNECFRLGKVSEALETFKKVGKGLKTRPFAMDVAGYNNMITKLSELEMMEEAEKYYMELCNKSLSPDVTTYRTMIEAYVKMDNVEGTLEKYTKMVEAGLRVIPIYAEKWFNFLIEKGKVAECVPILTRMGEREPKPDVTTYDIVIRALCGEGNYDASSNLVIQMINYGVGLTSSLKEFLLETFGNQGRREEIERVFATKPTYFPPSTPPRGQVPWLSQLPRQSPGTSHAPGQQTSPISLSSQVQGQPLARNSTWQQNSPPSFFGGQQQASPPSFIGGQGSSQMQGQQSAPNPMWQQASPPSFVAGQGSHQIQGQQADSNPSPPSFVAGQGSHQMLGQQADSNPRWQQASPPSFVVGQGSHQMLGQQADSNPRWQQASPPTFVAGQGSHQMLGQQADSNPRWQQASPPTFVAGQGSHQMQGQQSAPNSRWQQASPPSFIAGQGSQQMQGQQSEPDPRWQQASPPSFVAGQGSHQMQSQQSAPNPRWQQASPQQMQGQPSTFARNPHQASPSFTQQGASPPSFMAGQGSQQMQGQPSAFARNVQQAPPPSFVSQREASSHSFVAGQGSQQMQGQPSGFTHVPQWSSPPTYMAGQGGQHQIQGQPSGFTQTPHNASPYSMDGQRAPSMQGLTSGLAHTPLNEISHALQSVRGSASAIAQVPGQNVRHQATEEASSQGGNTEDYQYPEVARQGRM